From one Anopheles bellator chromosome 1, idAnoBellAS_SP24_06.2, whole genome shotgun sequence genomic stretch:
- the LOC131206708 gene encoding histone H3, translating to MARTKQTARKSTGGKAPRKQLATKAARKSAPATGGVKKPHRYRPGTVALREIRRYQKSTELLIRKLPFQRLVREIAQDFKTDLRFQSSAVMALQEASEAYLVGLFEDTNLCAIHAKRVTIMPKDIQLARRIRGERA from the coding sequence ATGGCTCGTACTAAGCAGACAGCTCGCAAGTCCACCGGTGGCAAAGCGCCGCGTAAGCAATTGGCGACGAAAGCTGCGCGGAAGAGtgctccggccaccggaggtgTGAAGAAGCCTCATCGTTACCGCCCGGGAACCGTTGCCTTGCGTGAGATCCGTCGTTACCAGAAATCGACGGAGTTGCTGATCCGCAAGCTGCCTTTCCAGCGCTTGGTTCGTGAAATCGCACAGGATTTCAAGACCGATCTGCGCTTCCAGAGCTCCGCCGTAATGGCTCTGCAAGAGGCCAGCGAAGCCTATCTCGTAGGCTTGTTCGAAGACACGAACTTGTGCGCCATCCACGCCAAGCGCGTCACGATCATGCCCAAGGACATCCAGCTGGCCCGCCGTATCCGTGGCGAGCGTGCGTAA
- the LOC131211979 gene encoding histone H4 — protein sequence MTGRGKGGKGLGKGGAKRHRKVLRDNIQGITKPAIRRLARRGGVKRISGLIYEETRGVLKVFLENVIRDAVTYTEHAKRKTVTAMDVVYALKRQGRTLYGFGG from the coding sequence ATGACTGGACGCGGCAAAGGTGGCAAAGGTCTTGGAAAGGGTGGAGCTAAGCGTCACCGAAAGGTTCTTCGAGACAACATCCAGGGAATCACGAAACCGGCCATCCGTCGTTTGGCACGTCGAGGAGGCGTTAAGCGCATCTCGGGCCTGATCTACGAAGAGACTCGCGGCGTGCTGAAAGTGTTCCTGGAGAACGTGATCCGCGATGCGGTCACCTACACCGAGCATGCTAAGCGCAAGACGGTCACCGCCATGGACGTCGTATATGCTCTGAAGCGTCAGGGCCGTACGCTGTACGGTTTCGGCGGTTAA